From the genome of Candidatus Defluviilinea proxima:
ATGCGGCGGGAGTCTGCCAACAGCTTGATCTTGTCAAACGATGAAATAGATTCTATCTTTTTCATTTCGATTAAGTTTTTCCTTATCAGAGAGTCTACGATTTATGGAGATAAATGTCAAGTAATTTTTATTTGACATCACCCCCACGCCATGATATAAACCCCAAACAACTTACGGATTTACTCATCCAGAGAAGCTGAGGGACCGACCCTGTGACGCTTCGGCAACCGCTAACGACGGTGCCAACTTCGGCAGACCATATGTGTCTGGGAGATGAGAGATGATATACGCTCTGCGTGTCGCCTCTCATAATGAGAGGCGATTTTATTATCATTCATAGGTTCATACTACAAAGGTGAATGGGAATGAAAAAGTCGTTCATCATTACTTCGATCATTGTGTCAGCCATGTTGCTTCTTACACAGTTACAACCTGCAATCATTTACTTTGCAGGAGCCGTGGCAGGGACCTTCGGTGTGCGCCCTGTATCACATCAATGTTTTGGTCTTGTTGTTACGGAGAACGATCATTTCCCGCCTGGTGAAGTTAACATCACAATGATCCTTTTTCATTTTCGGTATTCAGTCTCACACGAAGATGAACGACCTGTATGTGTAGGCCAGGATATCTGGTACGGAGAATAACATCCTATGCAAATCGGAGAGACACTTTACGTAACAACCCGTGACGACTTTCGCAAATGGCTGATAGCAAATCACCAAGCCAAGAAAGAGATCTGGTTGATTCGTTATAAGAAAGTCACGAAGAAACCGTCTCTTGACTACGTGGAGGCGGTGGAGGAAGCCATCTGTTTTGGATGGATCGATAGCATGGAGAAAGGCATGGATGAGGAACGCTTTGCTTTGCGCTTCTCCCCGCGCAAGCCAAAATCGAACTGGACGAACACGAACAAGGACCGTGCCCGCAAGATGATCGCCGAAGGCAGGATGTCTCCCGCTGGGAAGGCAACTCTGCCGCCTGATGTAAAGTAGGATTCAATGTATCCAAAAAGTTGGCGCTACTATCGAAATTCCATGCTACTCTGGGCCATCTTCATTGCTCTTTTGATGTCTGCCGGCTACGCAATAAGGCATCCAATCTATTGGATCACAGCTTTGTTACTTTGGTTCTTCCTTAATTCATGTAGGCGAGCGTTCCATTTCGCCCACCCAAATAGACGCTTCGGCTGGATGGCCGTGACCAAGTTGGAGTTTCGAGAATTGACGTTCAAATCGCGCGATGGGCTGACTCTGTTCGGACGTTTCATCCCAGCCCGAAATCATGCGACGATCATCCTAGTCCACGGACTGGGAAGCGCAAACAATGACATGCTGGTGTACGCGGAATTCCTCGTCAACGCCGGTTATGGAGTCTTCATGATCGACCTGCGTGCTCATGGAAGCAGTGACGGTGACATATCCACATATGGACTTCGCGAAGCGGACGATGTTGCAGGCGCCGTGGATTACTTGCAAACACGCTTGGATGTGCACGGAGACAAGATCGGCGTCTTCGGTATTTCATTGGGTGCACAAGCCGCCCTGCGCGCCGCCCTGAAAACGGACAAGATCCGTGCTCTGGTTTTGGAAGGACTCGGCCCAATGATTTTCAGCGACCACGGCGGCAAGCCTGACTCTTTGATCCGCTGGATACATTACCCAGCCAATTGGTTATATTATCGTCTTTACGAGTTCATGATCGGCGGAAAGGACTTGGGTGTTTTAGAAGTGATCGGCAAACTTGCACCTCGACCCGTTCTATTGATCGCCAGCGGCGCAAATGACATATACTTCAACCGCCTGTTTTTTAAAGCCGCGCAGGAACCCAAAGAATTATGGGAACTACCCAACGGCGTTCATGGCGGCGCTATTCTGCAAGACCCGAAAGAATATACAAAACGTTTGACAGAGTTTTTCAGGAAAGCGTTGGATGTTCAAAGTTGAAAATGATTTTTCTTCCTCCATTAGAAGTGAGAGTCCGCTTTAGTGGGCTTCGTAGAATAGCCCGACGGTTAAACGTCGGGCGGGCATGACCCACGCACCCACCCCGCGCTGGAAGATGTGCAAGGATTGAAAGTTTGAACTGGAACGATTTTAAAGGATTGGATGTCTCTATGACAGAGGCAAATCATGAATAAACATTACATACAATCCATCCTAAAATTTACTTTGTTGATTGTTACTATCCTTTCAGCGGGCTGTGGACGATCAACTCTTACCGCTTCTCCAGAAACAATGGCGGACACTATTACACCACAGCCATTTAGTACTTCAACTTCCGTACCCACGACTCCAACAATTACAGTAACTCCCTTACCATGTTACTCTTGGACACAAACACCCACGACGGATCTTGAGAAAATCGCAGAAAATTGGTTTCTATCTAACATTCCTCAAATTCCCGAGCGTAGTCTGTATCAATTGGTTGACGCAGGAGAAACATGGAGTGCTATTTGCTATCATTATCAATACTTAATATTGACAAATGACACAATAGCTCAAAGTCCAATAGAGATATCTTTACATATACTTACGCAATCTGCTGGTCAAGATTATTTTTACATAGACAACGTAATCGTTGCGGCTGTAAACAGTGATATTTTAAGAAACAATAATCTTGCGGTTCCAGCTCCCCGAGACCGAAATATTATGACTGTCATTGTGACGGACCCATATATCGATGTTCAAACTGAAAGTCGAATAGATTTTGTCTTTGAAAATGATATTTGGGAAATTAAATGGTGGGGATACAGGTGGAAGTGTATTACTGGTGAAGATATAGAATGGAAGAATACAGAAAATATATATGACTGCTAATAATTACAGGAGCAATATGAATAAAAAATATACAAACAGAAAATACCTCGACGCACTCGAAAAGAAAGTCCTCGTTTTCGATGGCGCGATGGGGACTAGCCTGCAACTGCAAAACCTCACTGCTGAACATTTCGGCGGCGAACAATACAACGGATGCAACGACTATCTCGTCATCTCGTATCCGCAAGCCGTGGAAAAAGTCCATCGCTCGTTTCTTGAAGTCGGTGTGGATGTGCTCGAAACGGATACCTTCCGTTCCAACCGCATCACGATGAAGGAATACGGATTGCAAGACAGGGTAATTGAAATAAATGAGACCGCTGCAAGATTAGCGCGTCGATTGGCAGACGAATACTCGACCGTAGCCGATAGACCATCGACCACTGATGGTCAACGGTCAATGGTCAATGGTCATCCTCGGTTTGTAGCAGGTTCGATTGGTCCAAGTGGCAAGCTCCCCTCCACCAACGACCCCGAGCTTTCCAACGTCAGCTTTGACGAACTCGTGGATACTTTCCGTGAACAAGCTGTTGGTCTCATCAAAGGCGGCGTGGATGTCATCCTCATCGAAACATCGCAGGACATTCTCGAAGTCAAAGCCGCCATCATCGGCATCCACAAGGCTTTCGACGAGACTCAAGTCTATTTGCCGATTCAGGCTCAGGTCACGCTTGATACGACGGGTCGCATGTTGCTCGGCACCGACATCAACGCCTCGCTCGCCATCCTCGAAGGCATGGGCATCGATGTCATCGGTCTCAACTGTTCCACGGGACCCGAACACATGCGCGAGCCCATCCGCATCCTCGGCGAAAATTCCACATTGCCTGTGTCATGTATTCCGAATGCAGGTCTTCCGTTGAACGTTGATGGACAAGCTGTTTATCCGCTCGAGCCCGAACCGTTTGCGAATGACCTCTACGAATTTGTGACCAAGCATAATATTTCTGTTGTGGGTGGATGTTGTGGCACGACGCCGACTCATCTTAAGTTGCTTGTGGACAAGCTGAATCAGACTCCGCCTCCCAAGCGACCGCTTCAATCTACGCCTCAGCTTGCCTCTGCCATGTCAGCGATTGCCATGCGACAAGATCCCCCGCCCACCCTGCTCGGCGAACGACTCAACGCCCAAGGCTCACGCAAATTCAAGCGACTCCTGCTCGAAGAAGATTACGACTCGATTTTGGAGATCGCCCGCGAACAAGTGGACTTTGGTGCGCACGCCCTCGACATCTCCTGCGCTGTCACCGAACGCGCCGATGAAGCCGAGCTCATGCGCAAGGTCGTAAAGAAACTTGAGATGGGCGTGGATGTTCCATTGGTGATCGACACCACCGAACTTGATGTTCTCGAAGTTGCGCTCCAGACCGCACCTGGGCGATGTCTCATCAACTCGACTCATTTCGAAGCAGGTCGTACCAAAGCCGATAAAGTTTTTGCATTGGCAAAAGCACATAATGCCGCGGTCATCATCATGACCATTGACGAAAACGGCATGGCAAAGACCCGTGAACGGAAACTCGAAGTCGCCAAACGCATATACGATGTCGCCGTCAACGAATTTGGTCTCAAGCCTGAAGACTTGGTCTACGACGCTTTGACCTTCACCCTCGCCACAGGCGACCAGGAATTTGTCGACTCTGCCATTGAAACCATCGAGGGCATTCGACTCATCAAACAAGAACTGCCTGGTGTGATGGCTTCGCTTGGCGTGAGCAATTTGTCGTTTGGTTTTGCGCCGCAAGCCCGCCCCGCTTTGAACTCGGTCATGTTGTATCACTGCGTGCAAGCAGGATTGGATATGGCAATCGTCAATCCAGCGCACGTTACCGCCTATGCCGACATCCCTGCCGAAGAAAAAGAACTCTGCGAAGATCTCATCTTCAACCGCCGCGCAGATGCACTTCAACGGTATATCGAACACTACGAAAACGTCACTCCAACAACCGAGTCAACTCTTGCCGATCCCACCGAAGGCATGACCCCCGAACAACGCCTGCACTGGAAGATCGTCCACCGCAAGAAAGAAGGCGTCGAGGCAGATATTGATGAGATCATCAACCGAAGTAGGGACGGGCAGCTGCCCGTCCCTACGACCCATGAGGTTGCCGTTCATACCTTGAACAACACCCTCCTCCCCGCCATGAAAGAAGTCGGTGACAAATTCGGGGCGGGTGAATTGATCCTGCCCTTCGTGCTTCAATCCGCTGAGGTAATGAAGAAGACCGTCTCACATCTCGAGAATTATCTTGAAAAAGTCGAAGGCGTCACAAAAGGCACAGTCGTCATCGCTACGGTCTACGGCGACGTGCATGATATCGGCAAGAACCTCGTCAAAACGATTCTCGCCAACAACGGCTACACCGTCATTGACCTTGGCAAGCAGGTCCCTGCGGAAACAATTATCACCAAAGCTGTCGAAGCAAACGCTACTGCGATTGGTTTATCCGCGTTGCTCGTGTCCACATCCAAGCAAATGCCGCTCATCGTCAACGAACTCCAACGCCGCGGACACAAAATCCCTGTGCTCATTGGCGGTGCCGCAATCAATCGTCGCTTCGGACGTCGAATCCTCCAAACCGAAGGTGGCGATTTCTACGACCCGGGTGTCTTCTATTGTAAAGATGCCTTCGAAGGTCTCGAGACGATGGATCAGTTGATCGATACCAATCGGAAACCCGCGCTCCTCGAACAAGTCCGCAAAGAAGCGGATATGGAACTCGGACGCGCCAGCGCTAAACCTACCAGTGTTCAAACTTTCGAACGTTCCAATATTGTCCCTGCACCTCTTACACTCTCACCTTCCAAGTTCGGTATGCGCGTTGTCAAGAACATGCCACTCGAAATGGTGCTTCAACATCTCAATATCAACGAACTTTATCGCCTCTCGTGGGGTGCCAAGAACACACACGGAGAGGAATGGACCAAACTCAAAGCCGAATTCGATGCGCGCCTCAATACGATGAAGCGCGATGCCATGCGCTACAAGTGGCTCAATCCACAAGGCGTTTACGGCCTCTTCCCCTGTCAGGCTGAGGGTGACAATCTCATCGTCTACAATCCAGAGAATCTCGATGAAGTTCTAACTCGCTTCAACTTCCCGCGTCAACCATACGATGAGCATCTCGCATTATCTGATTACTATGCATCGGTCGAGTCTGGGCAAATGGATGTGGTAGCCTTCCAGGTTGTCACCGTTGGGCAGGAAGCCTCCGAAAAATTCGATAAGCTCCAAGCCGCCAACGATTACACCGAAGCCTACTTCACACACGGACTCGCCGTCCAAGCCGCAGAAGCAACTGCAAATTACTTGCACGAACATGTCCGCCGCGAAATGGGTATCCCTGAAGGGCAAGGTAAACGCTACTCGTGGGGCTATCCCGCAATCCCTGAGTTGGAAGATCATCAAAAAGTTTGGGAGTTGCTACCCGCTGTCGAGAAAGAACTCGGTATCACATTATCGCCTTCCTATCAGTTGATTCCTGAACAATCCACGGCAGCGATCATTGTCCATCACCCACAGGCGAAGTATTACAGCGTAGGTGAATCACGCGTTGAGCAGTTGATGAGATAACAACAAACTTGACAAACAAATTTTTAGAATTACTTTCCTCTCAAACTCTGCTCGCCGATGGTGCAATGGGTACCATGCTCCATGCGCGCGGTGTGGGATTCGATAAATGTTTCGATGAACTGAATATCACCAATCCTTCTGCAGTGGCAGAGATCCACCGCACGTATATCGAGGCGGGAGCACAGTTGGTCATTACCAACACCTTCGGCGCGAACCGTTTCAAACTCACAAAACACGGTTTGCAGGAAGATGTCAAAGAGATCAATCACAAAGGCGTGGAGTTGGCCAAACGTGTCATTGCCGCGTCGTTCAAGGATGTGTTGATTGCCGGGGATGTAGGTCCGCTTGGGGTAAGGATCGCCCCCTATGGGCGAGTCCAGTTGGAGGAGGCGCGTGAGGCGTTTGCGGAGCAGATTCAGGCATTGGCAGATGCAGGTGCAGATTTGATCCTGATCGAAACGTTCAGTGATCTATATGAGATCCGCGAGGCGATCAAGGCAACACGAAATGTATGCGACCTGCCTGTCGTTGCGTCGGTCACGTTTACACGCGATGACCGTACATTGCTTGGGGATAATCCAGCCAAAGTGGCCCGGACTCTCCATGAGACAGGCGCAGATATGATCGGCGTGAATTGCTCCGGCGGGCCTGCACAACTTTTGCGAATTCTAAAGCAAATGAAACAGGCTGTGCCCGATCGCTCCGCGAAGTTTTGGGTGAAGCCAAATGCAGGCTGGCCCGAACAAGTTGGCGGACGCATTATGTACCCTGCAGACGCCGACTACTTTGGCGAGTATGCACTTTCGTTCCGCGATGCGGGCGCGTGCATTGTTGGTGGATGTTGTGGGACGACCCCGCAACACATCGCCACCATGCGCAAAGCCCTTGATACAAACCCGCCCATCGATCAGTCGCATATTGAAATCCTGCCGCAAGAGGAACTTGCTGAAACCGAAAAGGAACAGCCCACCCAGTTCGCACAAAAATTGAACAATGGTGGATTCGCCATCGCCGTTGAAATGGATCCGCCGCGCGGACTTTCAACCCACAAATTACTGGCGGGCGCTTCTCTCTTAGCCGACGCTGGCGCGGACGTGATCAACGTCGCTGATTCTCCGATGGCCCGCATGAGAATGTCCGCGTGGGCAGTGTGTGATGTGGTGCAACGTCAGGTAGGTGTAGAGTCGACGCTCCACTTCCCCACTCGTGGACGTAATCTTCTGCGCGTACAAGGTGACTTGCTTGCCGCACATGCACTTGGCATTCGCAATGTATTCGTTGTGATGGGCGACCCAACTTCGATCGGGGATTACCCCGAAGCAATGGATAACTACGATCTCGTGCCATCCGGCTTGATCAAACTCATCAAGCAGGGATTCAACGAAGGTCTTGACCATTCAGGCACATCCATCGGACAACCTACCAATTTCTTTGTCGGTGCCGCTTTGAATTTATGCCCGCCCGATATGGATAATGAGATCAAGAACCTGCATCGCAAGATCAAAGCAGGTGCCGACTTTTTCCTCACACAACCTGTCTATCATCCGGACGACGGGCCAAAACTACTCGAAGCTTACGAAGCAAAACACGGCAGACTGGATAAGCCCATTCTTGCTGGCATCTTGCCTCTGGTCAGTGTGAGACACGCGAACTTCCTACATCATGAGGTACCTGGCATTACGATCCCGGAAGGAATGTTGAAGCGTATCGAAGCGGCGGGCGAGAACGGAGCCAAAGCCGGGGTGGAGGTCGCTGTTGAGTTGGTGAACCAGCTCAAAGGTTGGGCAGGAGGCGCCTATATCATGCCGCAATTCCACAAGTACGATATGGTCGCTGAGATCATCGAAGCGGTGGGGTAGCAGAAATCCAATAAGGTGAAAGAGGAACGAGTGGTAAAATCCAGAAGCCGTTCCTCTTTTTATTACACAGGGTCCTTTATGCTTCTTACCATTGACATTGGAAACACGAACATCACGCTCGGCCTATACGACGATAACAACATGGTTGCACATTGGCGGCTTGCCACCGATCACGCCCGCATGCCGGATGAATATGGTCTGCAGTTTCAGGGCCTTCTACAAAATGCAAACCATACCGCAAAAGATTTGACAGGCGTCTGCCTTGCATCGGTAGTGCCACAAATCACCAGCCGCGTGATACAAGCTTGCCGTGAATACCTTAATCAGGAACCTTTTGTGGTGGATGTAGGCATCAAGACCGGCATCAAAGTGAAATATGAAGACCCTAAAACCGTTGGCGCCGACCGCATCGCAGATGCCGTTGCTGTCTTGTATCTTTACAAAGGCCCTGCCTGTGTGATCGACTTCGGCACAGCCACAACCTTCAACGCCATCACAAGAGATGGTGAATATCTTGGCGGCGCGATCACAGCGGGCATCACACTTGCCACCGAAGCGCTCTTTACCCATGCCGCAAAACTTCCACGCATCGATCTCCAACGTCCGCCATCCGTTATCGGACGAAACACAACACACGCCATGCAAGCAGGCCTGCTCTTCGGATATGTCAGCATGGTCGAAGGCATGGTCGAACGTTTCCGCAAAGAACTCGGCCCCAACATGAAAGTGATTGCCACAGGCGGGCTTGCTACCATCGTGGCACAGGAAACTGATGTGATCCAGATCATCGCTCCCTGGCTCACCCTCGATGGCCTGCGGCTTCTGTGGGACATCAACCATCCCTTATAGGAACTGAATGAAGAAAATTTTTATAGCATCTTTGGGGATTATTTTTCTATTGGCATCCTGCAATGGAGGAACTTCTCTTCCTCCCACACCTTTCGCCACACCGTCAACAACGCCTCTGCCACCAACGGTCACTGCCACCGTTCAACCGAGCTTTACCCCCACTGAGACTTTTACTCCCCTACCATCCCCCACCCCAACCGAAGCATGGATCGTGCAAGGCCCGGGCGATATTACGGTTCCAGTGATCCTCTATCACCGCATTGACATTTCACCGATAGACAGCCGATATTACGTGCGACCTGAAAAGTTCGAAGCGCAAATGAAGCTGTTGCACGATTGGGGCTATACAAGCATCACAACCTCAATGCTGATCGAAGCGATCAACAACGGAGCCAGCCTGCCGCCCCGTCCGTTCTTGCTTACGATAGATGACGGCAATCTCGATAACTACACAAACGCCTTCCCGATCATGCAAAAATATGGGTTCACTGGCGTGTTGTACCTCGTCGGAAATTACATCGGCGCTCAAGGCTACATGGATGTAGACCAAATCCTTGAAATGCACAACGCTGGCTGGGAGGTGGGAAGTCACAGCATGAACCACCTCGACCTGACCAAGCTCGAACCAGATGCGCTTCGCTATGAGATCGTCGAGTCGCGCGCATTTTTGGAAGACAAACTTGGCGTTCCTGTATTGACCTTTGCCTATCCTTTCGGCTTGTATAACGACGCCGCCATAGACTACATCAAGTTCGCTGGATACATCGGAGCCATGGGCGCCAGCGGATATTCCCCCGCACAGGGAACGTGGAATCTTTACAACCTACAACGTGCTGAGATCAAAGGGAACGAAGACGCGAAAACATTCACTCGCTTTCTGCCGTGGGTAGGAGACACCTCCTTTTTACCGGCAGATACACCCACTCCCAGCCCAATACCGTCACGAACACCCAGCCCGTAATTACACAACATATAAGAGAATGAGATTCTGAAGGGATGACATGGTTTCAAGGCCAGGCATCCATCAGGGTCAAGTTATCGTAACAGTGACCAGCCCAAAGGGAGAAAGAATCGCGCGAGTCCAGATGTATCACACAGTTATTATGAAATACGATAGCGTCATCCGCTAACAGAACTCTTATGTGACTTCCCTTGTCATGCCCCCATCGGCGGGCTATAATGCCGTGCTGTTGATTAGCAAGGAGAAAGAAGATGCCCGTATATACTTATCGTTGTGACGCATGTGGTGTGCAATTCGAGAAACATCAATCCTTCCATGATGAACCATTGAAAACATGCCCGGAATGCCGCAAGAAAAAATTAAGAAAAGTCATCACCCCCACCAAGATCGTATTCAAAGGTTCGGGGTTCTATGCCACTGACCACAAGTCGCCGTCAGGAGACACTTCGCACAAGAGCAAAGCCGCGAAGGAAGAAAGCAAACCTGCCGCAACTGAAACAAAAAGCAGTGAAACCAAAAGTGAGTAAACAACAAAGAGAGAAGCGTATGCTTCTCTCTTTGTTGTCCGATGAATTGAGATCAACTCATCCACGGCCCAACAAGAGCATCGATCGAAATCCCATAGGCCAGTGAATTCCAAAACCGTAAACTGGAAGGCATATCCTTTGCCTTCTGCCAATACCCCGAGAACACAAACAAGGTTGTCACCAGGGCAACGACAATGCGCGCCAGAATAATGTACCAGACGCCGAACACCCAAGGTGACTGACTCTTGATGGCTTCCACGGCCACGCTGTAGATCCAACGCAAGATCACACCCAGGAACACGCCAACGAATACTTGTACTTTGGCGCTCGTATCATCCTGTTGCGTCAATAGTTTGAATCGGACAGCGTCACTAAAGATGAATGATTGCATATGCATCTCCTTTGGTAGACTTGAAAATATTATACGACTATCCACTGGCAACGGCTCACACAAGCTATGATGTTCTGCAAGAATGTGGCAACTCACAGAAACCATCAGCTCTGTTATAAGATATTTCTGTTTCTTGAGACCGTATTACCCATCCCTTACCCAAACGGATAAAAACAGGGTCTGGATGTAAAATTCCCCTATACAACATTATGATATTTATCATATGACAAATCAGGTAAAACTCATTAAATGTATGATTTTCACCACTAACAAACTAGACCCAATAGGCGTAAATTAAGAGGCTAAGTGACTACAAAAAATTGGGTTAATCTCAAAATCGAATAAAGAGGCGCACATATATATGACTAGCTCGTTATACATTACCACCATTGAACCGCGGTGCGGAAAATCCATGGTTTCCCTTGGGATTTGCAACTTATTGCTCCGCAAAACAGGCCGTGTTGGAGTTTTTCGCCCGATCATCAATCAGAAAGTGAATTCCACGGATCGGGATAAAAATATCAACCTGCTTATTCAACAATTTGGTCTCAAAATAAATTACGAGGATACTTTCGCATTTTATGAACAAGATGCCGCCTCCCTATTGGGGCAGGGCCAAATGGATGTCATCATTGATACGGTCATCCAGAAGTACAAAGAGTTAGAGTCCCAGTTCGATTTCATCTTGATCATTGGTTCGGATTTTGAAAGCGAAGAAAGCGCCTTTGGCGTGGACCTCAACGCACAAATTGCAAAGAATCTGGGCTCACCGGTCCTGATCGTGAGCCGTGGCGACATGCGCAAGGTCTCGGAAGTTCAGAATGCGATCCGTGTGGCGTACGACACGTTTATCCACGCTGGATGCGAGGTCGCCGGGCTGATCGTCAACCGCGTGGACCCGGAAAACTTGAACACATTGAGAACCTCACTGCCTGAATACCTGAACGACCAGAACACGTTCATCTCCGTCATCCCTGCCGATGAACGTCTCAGCAGTCCAACGATCCGTGAAGTGGCCGAACAACTGGATGCTGAAGTTCTGTATGGAGAAGAATTTCTCGGTA
Proteins encoded in this window:
- a CDS encoding polysaccharide deacetylase family protein; this translates as MKKIFIASLGIIFLLASCNGGTSLPPTPFATPSTTPLPPTVTATVQPSFTPTETFTPLPSPTPTEAWIVQGPGDITVPVILYHRIDISPIDSRYYVRPEKFEAQMKLLHDWGYTSITTSMLIEAINNGASLPPRPFLLTIDDGNLDNYTNAFPIMQKYGFTGVLYLVGNYIGAQGYMDVDQILEMHNAGWEVGSHSMNHLDLTKLEPDALRYEIVESRAFLEDKLGVPVLTFAYPFGLYNDAAIDYIKFAGYIGAMGASGYSPAQGTWNLYNLQRAEIKGNEDAKTFTRFLPWVGDTSFLPADTPTPSPIPSRTPSP
- a CDS encoding alpha/beta fold hydrolase encodes the protein MYPKSWRYYRNSMLLWAIFIALLMSAGYAIRHPIYWITALLLWFFLNSCRRAFHFAHPNRRFGWMAVTKLEFRELTFKSRDGLTLFGRFIPARNHATIILVHGLGSANNDMLVYAEFLVNAGYGVFMIDLRAHGSSDGDISTYGLREADDVAGAVDYLQTRLDVHGDKIGVFGISLGAQAALRAALKTDKIRALVLEGLGPMIFSDHGGKPDSLIRWIHYPANWLYYRLYEFMIGGKDLGVLEVIGKLAPRPVLLIASGANDIYFNRLFFKAAQEPKELWELPNGVHGGAILQDPKEYTKRLTEFFRKALDVQS
- the metH gene encoding methionine synthase, producing the protein MNKKYTNRKYLDALEKKVLVFDGAMGTSLQLQNLTAEHFGGEQYNGCNDYLVISYPQAVEKVHRSFLEVGVDVLETDTFRSNRITMKEYGLQDRVIEINETAARLARRLADEYSTVADRPSTTDGQRSMVNGHPRFVAGSIGPSGKLPSTNDPELSNVSFDELVDTFREQAVGLIKGGVDVILIETSQDILEVKAAIIGIHKAFDETQVYLPIQAQVTLDTTGRMLLGTDINASLAILEGMGIDVIGLNCSTGPEHMREPIRILGENSTLPVSCIPNAGLPLNVDGQAVYPLEPEPFANDLYEFVTKHNISVVGGCCGTTPTHLKLLVDKLNQTPPPKRPLQSTPQLASAMSAIAMRQDPPPTLLGERLNAQGSRKFKRLLLEEDYDSILEIAREQVDFGAHALDISCAVTERADEAELMRKVVKKLEMGVDVPLVIDTTELDVLEVALQTAPGRCLINSTHFEAGRTKADKVFALAKAHNAAVIIMTIDENGMAKTRERKLEVAKRIYDVAVNEFGLKPEDLVYDALTFTLATGDQEFVDSAIETIEGIRLIKQELPGVMASLGVSNLSFGFAPQARPALNSVMLYHCVQAGLDMAIVNPAHVTAYADIPAEEKELCEDLIFNRRADALQRYIEHYENVTPTTESTLADPTEGMTPEQRLHWKIVHRKKEGVEADIDEIINRSRDGQLPVPTTHEVAVHTLNNTLLPAMKEVGDKFGAGELILPFVLQSAEVMKKTVSHLENYLEKVEGVTKGTVVIATVYGDVHDIGKNLVKTILANNGYTVIDLGKQVPAETIITKAVEANATAIGLSALLVSTSKQMPLIVNELQRRGHKIPVLIGGAAINRRFGRRILQTEGGDFYDPGVFYCKDAFEGLETMDQLIDTNRKPALLEQVRKEADMELGRASAKPTSVQTFERSNIVPAPLTLSPSKFGMRVVKNMPLEMVLQHLNINELYRLSWGAKNTHGEEWTKLKAEFDARLNTMKRDAMRYKWLNPQGVYGLFPCQAEGDNLIVYNPENLDEVLTRFNFPRQPYDEHLALSDYYASVESGQMDVVAFQVVTVGQEASEKFDKLQAANDYTEAYFTHGLAVQAAEATANYLHEHVRREMGIPEGQGKRYSWGYPAIPELEDHQKVWELLPAVEKELGITLSPSYQLIPEQSTAAIIVHHPQAKYYSVGESRVEQLMR
- a CDS encoding zinc ribbon domain-containing protein, with translation MPVYTYRCDACGVQFEKHQSFHDEPLKTCPECRKKKLRKVITPTKIVFKGSGFYATDHKSPSGDTSHKSKAAKEESKPAATETKSSETKSE
- a CDS encoding type III pantothenate kinase, yielding MLLTIDIGNTNITLGLYDDNNMVAHWRLATDHARMPDEYGLQFQGLLQNANHTAKDLTGVCLASVVPQITSRVIQACREYLNQEPFVVDVGIKTGIKVKYEDPKTVGADRIADAVAVLYLYKGPACVIDFGTATTFNAITRDGEYLGGAITAGITLATEALFTHAAKLPRIDLQRPPSVIGRNTTHAMQAGLLFGYVSMVEGMVERFRKELGPNMKVIATGGLATIVAQETDVIQIIAPWLTLDGLRLLWDINHPL
- a CDS encoding bifunctional homocysteine S-methyltransferase/methylenetetrahydrofolate reductase, whose translation is MTNKFLELLSSQTLLADGAMGTMLHARGVGFDKCFDELNITNPSAVAEIHRTYIEAGAQLVITNTFGANRFKLTKHGLQEDVKEINHKGVELAKRVIAASFKDVLIAGDVGPLGVRIAPYGRVQLEEAREAFAEQIQALADAGADLILIETFSDLYEIREAIKATRNVCDLPVVASVTFTRDDRTLLGDNPAKVARTLHETGADMIGVNCSGGPAQLLRILKQMKQAVPDRSAKFWVKPNAGWPEQVGGRIMYPADADYFGEYALSFRDAGACIVGGCCGTTPQHIATMRKALDTNPPIDQSHIEILPQEELAETEKEQPTQFAQKLNNGGFAIAVEMDPPRGLSTHKLLAGASLLADAGADVINVADSPMARMRMSAWAVCDVVQRQVGVESTLHFPTRGRNLLRVQGDLLAAHALGIRNVFVVMGDPTSIGDYPEAMDNYDLVPSGLIKLIKQGFNEGLDHSGTSIGQPTNFFVGAALNLCPPDMDNEIKNLHRKIKAGADFFLTQPVYHPDDGPKLLEAYEAKHGRLDKPILAGILPLVSVRHANFLHHEVPGITIPEGMLKRIEAAGENGAKAGVEVAVELVNQLKGWAGGAYIMPQFHKYDMVAEIIEAVG